In Peromyscus eremicus chromosome 2, PerEre_H2_v1, whole genome shotgun sequence, a single genomic region encodes these proteins:
- the LOC131904960 gene encoding small ribosomal subunit protein eS25-like: protein MPPKDDKKKKDAGKSAKKDKDPVNKSGGKAKKKKWSKGKVRDKLNNLVLFDTATYNKLCKEVPNYKLITPAVVSERLKFQGSLARAALQELLSKGLIKLFSKHKAQVIYTRNTKGGDAPAAGEDA, encoded by the coding sequence ATGCCGCCCAAGGatgacaagaagaagaaagatgccGGAAAGTCGGCCAAAAAAGACAAAGACCCAGTAAATAAGTCTGGTGGCAAGGCCAAAAAGAAGAAGTGGTCCAAAGGCAAAGTTCGGGACAAGCTCAACAATCTGGTCCTGTTTGACACAGCTACATACAACAAACTCTGTAAGGAGGTTCCCAACTACAAGCTCATCACTCCAGCTGTGGTCTCCGAGAGACTGAAGTTTCAAGGTTCTTTGGCCAGGGCAGCCCTTCAGGAGCTACTTAGTAAAGGACTCATCAAGCTGTTTTCAAAGCACAAAGCCCAAGTAATTTACACCAGAAACACAAAGGGTGGAGATGCCCCAGCTGCTGGCGAAGATGCTTGA